The Oncorhynchus mykiss isolate Arlee chromosome 8, USDA_OmykA_1.1, whole genome shotgun sequence genome includes the window agaaagtattcagaccccttgactttttccacattttgttacgttacagccttattataaaattgatttttctacacacaataccccataatgagaaagtgaaaCCAGGTTTAGAAAATGTTTGCCAATTGATAAACGAAAAAAAACagaccttatttaaataagtattcagacagtttgctatgagactctaaattcagctcaggtgcattctgatttcattggtcatccttcagatgtttctgcAATTTGATTgaagtccatctgtggtaaattcaattgattggacatgatttggaaaggcactcacacgtctatgtaaggtcccaacagttgacagtgcattacagaccaaaaaccaagtcatgaggtcgaagggattgtctgtagagctccaagacaggtttgtgtcgaggcacagacatggggaaggataccaaactatttcttcagcattgaaggtccccaagaacacagtggcctcaatcattcttaaaaaAGGAAgattggaaccacaaagactcttcctagagctggccgctcagccaaactgagcaatcaggggagaagggctttggtcagggaggtgaccaagaacctgatggtcactctgacagcgctccagaggcaatgggagaaccttccagaaggacaaccatctctgcagcactctaccaaatcaggactttatggaagtggacagacagaagccactcctcagtaaaaaggcacatgacggcccactttgagtttgccaaaaggcacctaaaggcctctcagaccatgagatcaagattctggtctgatgaaaccaagatttaacactttggcctgaatgccaagcatcacatctggaggaaacctggcaccatcctatGGCGAATCATgtcacagcatcatgctgtggggatattttcagcggcagggactgggagactagtcaggatcgaggaaaagatgaatggtgcaaagtacagagagatttttgatgaaaacctgccccagagagctcaggacctcagtctggggtgaaggttcaccttccaacagtacaatgaccctaagcacacagccaatataatgtaggagtggcttcgggacaatgtgtaaatgtgtttatatattttttattagttatattatttattttttagtcgcaaacatttctaaaaacctgtttttgctttgtcattatgcgatATTGTGTGCAGAAGAAGGAATTTTGTTTCTCTCCAATTTTAAAATAAAGCTGTAACAAAAAATGTAACTTtcgaaaggcactgtatatccatcctATCATTCAATCTCTACAGTCAAATCTAGAGAGTACAACAGTGTGCTAGTAAAGTGCTTTGGAACTGGTTGGAGATAGTTTTGCTCACCTAGTCAGTGGGTCATACAAACATTCTAAGGGTAAAAGTTTAGAAccattgtgtctctctctcagtctcattGAGAGTACTACCCACCTCCTCCACCTGGCCGTCCTCCCCTCCATCTTTATCCTTgtcttcatcctcatcctcatcatactcctcctcctcctcgtcctcatcCTCTGAGGACGTGTCCCCCGCTCCGTCAACCTGCAGCATCATAGGAGGCTGCTGCTTGGCTTGCTGCTGTGGTGGCCCTGGCGCAGCGCCACCCTGGGCCTGTTGGACTTGTTGGACCTGCTGCTGGATCTGCTGCACCTGGCCGGGCTGGCCTGGCATCTGCATTACCTGAAGAGAGAAATGGGTTAAGAAGGATTGGGTGGTGAGAGCTGGTTGAATGTGGGATGGGGTGTTCAGCAGAGGAATCATCATTTGTACAATACGGTAAATAATTCCCTCTTGCATATCTATAGATTCTCAAAAGTAGAGTGTAAAAATACATTGAATGTAGGTATACCAATGCATATTTTATCAAAACATTTCAGGGGAATACATGAACCATCCTTTTTTAATTCCATAGAGCGCCAGTAATAACTAGTGAGTGTTTGATATCTGACCTGTGCGTTCTGCTGGACCTTGTTCCCAGTGAGGACGATCTGTTGAGGCTGGATGATGACTCCAGTCTGCTGCGGGTGGCCTCCCTGGAGAGGAGCCAGAACCTGAGGGGCAGCAACATGACATTACACCCCACTGAACCACCAGGAACTAGTAACGGACACTTCACCTTCCAAAACCACTCATCTTGCACAACATAGCCACCTTAAGCCAATTCTGTAAATCTGAGGACCTCACAGAAGGCCCATAGGGTAACGGCCATTTTATCCTCCACTACTCATGTCATCGATCATAACTTTGACACAGGACCAGGTATTCTGGCACTGGTTAGTGAGCAAGTGGCAACAAAATATTTGTGATTGAACTGTGGACAATCTGTACGAGGAGGACCACCTCCACCAGAGGTACCACCTCCATTTGTCTATTTctgccacacctgttgctgacaggcgtataaaaccgagcacacagccatgcaatctccatagacaggcattggcagtagaatggccatactgaagagctcggaCTTTCAATGTGaaacagtcataggatgccacctttccaacatgtcagttcgtcaaatgtccgccctgctagagctgccctggccaactggaagtgctgttattgtgaagtggaaccgtctaggagcaacaacggctcagccgcgaagtagGAGGCCACGCAAGCTTATAGagcaggaccgccgagtgctgaagcacatacaaatcgtctgtcctccgttgcaacactcactacagtgTTCCAAGcgacctctggaagcaacgtcagcacaaaaactgttcgtcgggagcttcacgaaatgggtttccatggccgagtagccgcacaagcttaagatcaccatgcgcaatgccaagtgtcggctgaaGTGGTGCAAAGCTCACcggcattggactctggagcagtggaaacatgttctctggcgTGATAAACCACACTTTACCATCTAGCAGTCTGACGgaaaaatctgggtttggcggatgccaggagaacactacctgtccGAATGCTaccatagtgccaactgtaaagtttggtggtggagcAATAATGGactggggctgtttttccattgttcAGGCCCCtaagttccagtgaaaggaaatcttaaagctacagcatactatgacattttagacaattctgtgcttccaactttgtggcaacagtttggggaaggccctttcctgtttcagcatgaaaatgcccccgtgcacaaagtgaggtccatacagaaatggtttgtgatCGATgcagaagaacttgactggcctgcacagagccctgacctcaaacccatcgaacacctttgggatgaattgtaacaccgactgtgagccaggcctaattgcccaacatcagtgcccgacctcactaatgcttgtggctgaatagaaacaagtccccgcagcaatgttccaacatctagtggaaagccttcccagaagagtggaggctgttatagtagcgaagtgaggaccaactccatattaatgcccatgattttggaatgagatgttcaacaagccatgtagtgtatatgttgGAGGGCGGCGAGCAGACCTACCTGTGTAATGGGGCGTACCTGCTGTATTACGGGAGCCTGCACGCCACCCGGCTGCATCTGAGGAAGGACCTGCTGTTGTAGCACCATCTGCTGCTGAGGCTGGATGATGTACTGAGCACCGTTGGCTGCACGCACAAACTGTAGGATCTGACCTGGGGTCAGAGAGGAGGATATTAGACCTATGAGGAGTATGTTCAGGATCTGactggagaacagaggagaggaacgaGCGATGAAGACCGAAGCCCTCGAGACCCAGACCCAACCTCGTGAGACTCAAAGATCCATATTATCGAAACCATGACCAGACCAAGAACAGTTTGAATGTTGAGAAACAAGTATATTAACAAGTCAGAAAGAAATGCTTCTTATTCCTAGGTTGTACATACCGTCCGCTGTCTTAATATAACAATTCTGGGACAAATTGCCTGATGTGCGTCACCCGGGAAGGACATAAGAAATCCAGggcagaacaaaaaaaaaaaacagattggtATTTGGTGAGGTAATCTTTCTGCAACAATACGGCTGTGTATATACTTTTAGTTGTCAAATAATCAATGAATCACTATGCACTGTTATAATACATGATTAATACTAGAGCTAGTGTGATGTTAAAATGTCCTACCTTGGCTGGTGATAAGCTGATGGTAGGGACTGACACCTGTGGGTAAGGCCAGGGTTGCTGCGGTGGCTGCTGCACTCTAcaggacaaacagagaacacacacattacTAACCAGGCAAGGACAAAGAGCTACTCCTACTCATTCACGgggaaaatatataaataagagGGTGCGCTAGAATATGTGCTTGTTCAAGATAAGACTCTGCACAGATTAACAGATCTTCAAAACGCCTGGAGAAGCATTTCAAATGTAACCTATCAATTTGCTATAATCCCATATTCTGTGCAGACCGGTGAAATCTGTGCATCACACAAAGACTACAACGTCTAAATCTATGACAAGTGAGTTCAGAAGACAAAACCAGTTGATGGGGGAAGGTTAGAGAGGGAAAAACAGGCCAGAAAACTAGGGAGACACTTTTCTATCCAGTCTTTGAAAAACAGAGCTAGAATATCCCAGAGTCTACAACTGATCTAACTTCAGCTCAGAAAATACCcggggggggggaggagaacaGACGAGTGTGAGGCTCTTCTCGGTTTATCTGCTCAGTAATCCAGTCTGAAATCCATAGCTCTCACTAAACGATTTCCTGAGTGGCCTcgcttctcctcccctcctcccctcatccctctgttCCATCTGTCCTCCAGCTGGCCTGGTCAGTGTCATGCTCAGAGCCAGCTCTTATGTCACCGGTCCTAAACGTGTAGTCCATCTACAGACAACCACCCTACTCCACTCACCATCCCTGTTGCACTCATGTGCTGCAGAATCTTAGGATCCTGCACAATGACTTGCTGCTGGGGTGctgtggagagacaggggagatgcaTGTGTTCATTAAAGTATCGATTACACACTCAGTAATTACACTTCTAATAAATGTGAAACAACATCTTGCCAATGCCGCTTTGGaacaaacagtgtgtgtgtgtgtgtgtgcatgtaaacaATAAATACTGCATTATAATCATCATCAAGGGATTATATTACCGCTTGTGACAGTAGGCCGGGTGGATTGCCAGCTTGTCACTGTGAATGAGAAAGGATTATCTTTTCAATGCATTTGTGGTTTTCATATACTTTGCAGGTAGTCGTTTCAAGTAGTTCTTTGAAATTGACTTTGAATTCGGCAACTTGAACGAGGACCTGTTGTGTCTGGACTCACAGCAAATTATATCATACACTGAGTGTGAAAAGACCAGACATGGTGGTTAGGGGTGGCAGGCAGGACTGGTCTGAGGTGGGTGGTTGGCTTTAAAGGGGTGTGTCAGGGAACAGTCGACATGGGTTTTACATAGCGCTTTTCAATGCCCCAAATATGTTCATACACTGGAGGTGGACCAGGAAGTGAGAAAGACGGTGATTAGAGGtgttagagcaggggtgtcaaactcaaatacccagtgggccaaaatgtaaaacctgaacaaagtcacgggccaacattgaacaaattaaccATTTAATATGGACCaaaacaagttttgctttaacattgaatatggaacaagcatcgcttattaccatacaatatataatttaatagtggagacatgcaaaatcgaatttcaaatgaaaaaacacatcaatggcattcatttattaaataaataaaatttaaataaaaattgtatgcctcttttctatttgcagccttctgatttaaataccaaaataaactttttccactggctaataattttacaaataaaatgataataaatcaatcaaccattcaagcccatgccttgtagcaagaaaaagtgcataaagaaaacattaattattgcacactggtctaatctgatgtgcccaagccagatacctggcatctcttattggatgctagttcatcaatgtctgggctcaagctctgagctgaagaaatcctcagtatcgagcgaagatgttcatcagtcagacgtctcctgtgagttgttttggtcatcttcatcggggagaaaagttgctcgcatagataagtgctgccgaacatggagagcatctgagcagcttgggtgcgg containing:
- the gtf2a1 gene encoding transcription initiation factor IIA subunit 1 isoform X2 — its product is MASSANSNPVPKLYRSVIEDVINEVRELFLDEGVDEQVLMELKTLWENKLMQSKAVEGFHTEEQAALQAAAHQQAQQATQQAQAQQVLLPPQQQVTSWQSTRPTVTSAPQQQVIVQDPKILQHMSATGMSAAATAATLALPTGVSPYHQLITSQGNLSQNCYIKTADGQILQFVRAANGAQYIIQPQQQMVLQQQVLPQMQPGGVQAPVIQQVLAPLQGGHPQQTGVIIQPQQIVLTGNKVQQNAQVMQMPGQPGQVQQIQQQVQQVQQAQGGAAPGPPQQQAKQQPPMMLQVDGAGDTSSEDEDEEEEEYDEDEDEDKDKDGGEDGQVEEEPLNSEDDVSDEEDQELFDTENVVVCQYDKIHRSKNKWKFHLKDGIMNLNGRDYVFSKAIGDAEW
- the gtf2a1 gene encoding transcription initiation factor IIA subunit 1 isoform X3, coding for MASSANSNPVPKLYRSVIEDVINEVRELFLDEGVDEQVLMELKTLWENKLMQSKAVEGFHTEEQAALQAAAHQQAQQATQQAQAQQVLLPPQQQAPQQQVIVQDPKILQHMSATGMSAAATAATLALPTGVSPYHQLITSQGNLSQNCYIKTADGQILQFVRAANGAQYIIQPQQQMVLQQQVLPQMQPGGVQAPVIQQVRPITQVLAPLQGGHPQQTGVIIQPQQIVLTGNKVQQNAQVMQMPGQPGQVQQIQQQVQQVQQAQGGAAPGPPQQQAKQQPPMMLQVDGAGDTSSEDEDEEEEEYDEDEDEDKDKDGGEDGQVEEEPLNSEDDVSDEEDQELFDTENVVVCQYDKIHRSKNKWKFHLKDGIMNLNGRDYVFSKAIGDAEW
- the gtf2a1 gene encoding transcription initiation factor IIA subunit 1 isoform X5, with amino-acid sequence MASSANSNPVPKLYRSVIEDVINEVRELFLDEGVDEQVLMELKTLWENKLMQSKAVEGFHTEEQAALQAAAHQQAQQATQQAQAQQVLLPPQQQAPQQQVIVQDPKILQHMSATGMSAAATAATLALPTGVSPYHQLITSQGNLSQNCYIKTADGQILQFVRAANGAQYIIQPQQQMVLQQQVLPQMQPGGVQAPVIQQVLAPLQGGHPQQTGVIIQPQQIVLTGNKVQQNAQVMQMPGQPGQVQQIQQQVQQVQQAQGGAAPGPPQQQAKQQPPMMLQVDGAGDTSSEDEDEEEEEYDEDEDEDKDKDGGEDGQVEEEPLNSEDDVSDEEDQELFDTENVVVCQYDKIHRSKNKWKFHLKDGIMNLNGRDYVFSKAIGDAEW
- the gtf2a1 gene encoding transcription initiation factor IIA subunit 1 isoform X1, with product MASSANSNPVPKLYRSVIEDVINEVRELFLDEGVDEQVLMELKTLWENKLMQSKAVEGFHTEEQAALQAAAHQQAQQATQQAQAQQVLLPPQQQVTSWQSTRPTVTSAPQQQVIVQDPKILQHMSATGMSAAATAATLALPTGVSPYHQLITSQGNLSQNCYIKTADGQILQFVRAANGAQYIIQPQQQMVLQQQVLPQMQPGGVQAPVIQQVRPITQVLAPLQGGHPQQTGVIIQPQQIVLTGNKVQQNAQVMQMPGQPGQVQQIQQQVQQVQQAQGGAAPGPPQQQAKQQPPMMLQVDGAGDTSSEDEDEEEEEYDEDEDEDKDKDGGEDGQVEEEPLNSEDDVSDEEDQELFDTENVVVCQYDKIHRSKNKWKFHLKDGIMNLNGRDYVFSKAIGDAEW
- the gtf2a1 gene encoding transcription initiation factor IIA subunit 1 isoform X4 → MELKTLWENKLMQSKAVEGFHTEEQAALQAAAHQQAQQATQQAQAQQVLLPPQQQVTSWQSTRPTVTSAPQQQVIVQDPKILQHMSATGMSAAATAATLALPTGVSPYHQLITSQGNLSQNCYIKTADGQILQFVRAANGAQYIIQPQQQMVLQQQVLPQMQPGGVQAPVIQQVRPITQVLAPLQGGHPQQTGVIIQPQQIVLTGNKVQQNAQVMQMPGQPGQVQQIQQQVQQVQQAQGGAAPGPPQQQAKQQPPMMLQVDGAGDTSSEDEDEEEEEYDEDEDEDKDKDGGEDGQVEEEPLNSEDDVSDEEDQELFDTENVVVCQYDKIHRSKNKWKFHLKDGIMNLNGRDYVFSKAIGDAEW